From the genome of Candidatus Dormiibacterota bacterium, one region includes:
- a CDS encoding tetratricopeptide repeat protein, with translation MPPPWAISGSLAVLLLAAALFRAVYFHLYAQNSIFFDGLILDSRVYDSWAAAIARGSWIGREAFYFPPLYPYLLAVLFREVGHSLAPVYLLQALLGLVNLLLIHRIGMAAFNERVGLLAAGAAALYAPFPFFEMKVLGTTLGLTLSLLALVLLVGAERASLAGRTVLGRWFLAGVVIGLAAECVPGTILLAPIYAACLGLTRSRAALVLLAGTFLATVPVLSHNLYVASDPLPLSGQGGLTFYQGNNPGASGLYSVPPGFSGSPESQAVEEQSIAEHETGRIMRRSEVSAHFLRKGLAFIASSPFAWLKLEGKKLLALFGDYEASTEYSLYFERQQIPWLRILCLPFAAIVATGVAGMILAGRPRPPAAALLLYGAHAAAIPLIFYVSGRYRLPLVPPLLIYGAAFGDRLWSELRATGALSPGVTRAAALALGLALVSFFPLGRPVVPAEANVHYNIGNLLMEQKRYEEAIASFDRSLAQWPGNDYAWINRGNSLDKLGRPDEALASYQRAEEANPSSWRAYKAQGIILHRSKRYDEEEAVYRRGLKTDGEEAYYLLGIALKNQNRIDEAKRALEAAIRLNPTYARAHTRLGEIHAGLGESDAAREEFRKALALDPEDTSARTGLGRLGG, from the coding sequence TTGCCTCCCCCGTGGGCTATTTCCGGGTCCCTGGCGGTCCTGCTTCTGGCCGCCGCGCTGTTCCGGGCGGTCTACTTCCACCTCTACGCCCAGAACAGCATCTTCTTCGATGGTCTGATCCTCGATTCGAGGGTGTACGACTCGTGGGCGGCCGCCATCGCGCGGGGGTCGTGGATCGGCCGCGAGGCGTTCTACTTCCCGCCGCTCTATCCCTACCTGCTGGCGGTCCTGTTCAGGGAGGTCGGCCACTCGCTGGCCCCCGTCTACCTGCTCCAGGCGCTCCTGGGACTCGTCAATCTCCTCCTGATCCACCGGATCGGCATGGCCGCCTTCAACGAGAGGGTCGGCCTCCTGGCGGCGGGCGCCGCGGCGCTGTACGCCCCGTTCCCCTTCTTCGAGATGAAAGTGCTCGGGACGACCCTCGGTCTGACGCTCAGTCTACTGGCCCTGGTCCTCCTGGTCGGCGCCGAGCGGGCTTCCCTGGCGGGGCGGACCGTCCTGGGCCGGTGGTTCCTGGCCGGCGTCGTCATCGGCCTCGCGGCCGAGTGTGTTCCGGGGACGATCCTGCTCGCCCCGATCTACGCCGCCTGCCTGGGGCTCACTCGCTCCCGCGCGGCCCTCGTCCTCCTGGCCGGGACGTTCCTGGCGACCGTGCCGGTTCTGTCGCACAACCTGTACGTGGCCTCGGACCCGCTGCCGCTGTCGGGACAGGGCGGCCTCACGTTCTACCAGGGGAACAACCCGGGCGCCTCGGGGCTCTACAGCGTGCCACCGGGTTTCAGCGGCTCGCCCGAGAGCCAGGCCGTAGAGGAGCAGTCGATAGCCGAGCACGAGACCGGTCGCATCATGCGCCGGTCGGAGGTCAGCGCCCATTTTCTGCGCAAGGGACTGGCCTTCATCGCCTCGTCCCCCTTCGCCTGGCTCAAGCTCGAGGGGAAGAAGCTGCTCGCGCTGTTCGGCGACTACGAGGCCTCCACGGAGTACAGCCTGTACTTCGAGCGCCAGCAGATCCCCTGGCTCCGCATTCTGTGTCTCCCCTTCGCGGCGATCGTCGCGACGGGAGTGGCCGGGATGATCCTGGCCGGGCGTCCACGTCCGCCCGCCGCGGCCCTGCTCCTGTACGGCGCGCACGCCGCCGCCATCCCCCTGATCTTCTATGTCTCGGGACGCTACCGCCTGCCGCTGGTGCCCCCCCTTCTGATCTACGGCGCCGCGTTCGGCGACCGACTGTGGTCGGAGCTGCGCGCCACCGGCGCGCTCTCACCCGGCGTGACGAGAGCCGCGGCGCTGGCGCTGGGGCTGGCGCTCGTGTCGTTCTTCCCCCTGGGCCGCCCGGTCGTCCCGGCGGAGGCGAACGTGCATTACAACATCGGCAACTTGTTGATGGAGCAGAAGCGTTACGAGGAGGCGATCGCCTCCTTCGACCGTTCCCTCGCCCAGTGGCCCGGCAACGACTATGCCTGGATCAATCGAGGCAACAGCCTGGACAAGCTCGGGCGCCCGGACGAGGCGCTCGCTTCCTACCAGCGCGCCGAGGAGGCGAACCCCAGCTCCTGGAGGGCCTACAAGGCGCAGGGGATCATCCTGCACCGGAGCAAGCGCTATGACGAGGAAGAGGCGGTCTACCGCCGGGGACTGAAGACGGACGGCGAGGAGGCCTACTACCTCCTCGGGATCGCCCTGAAGAACCAGAACCGCATCGACGAGGCGAAACGCGCCCTCGAGGCGGCGATCCGGCTCAACCCGACCTATGCCAGGGCGCACACCCGCCTGGGCGAGATTCATGCGGGTCTCGGCGAGAGCGACGCGGCGCGCGAGGAGTTCCGCAAGGCGCTCGCCCTGGACCCGGAGGACACGTCCGCCCGCACCGGTCTCGGCCGCCTCGGCGGCTAG
- a CDS encoding translocation/assembly module TamB domain-containing protein encodes MTRGRFATLSLTVVAVAAAAVFGLPRARRWGEERLRRSIETRATALFGGPVRIERLRTEFVPPGVHLESVQAEREGNRGSQARVSADEVSVRASLLTFLRARSGPFAVRMKRPRIALRLAEGRPLSAGTGPSDPATAPLAAVPAGSKFEIQDGKVEIDLAGGPAVRLDGVQIEASPQPGGGVSGDGQFASGSYEGPGGEWQGLSGDATFVAGDTGVRLDPVAIRGEGLSLSGHVTARDGDALVLEGALDVGLDVGKLARFFPEGAAPQGQLKSSLTGSVRDGTPAATGSLEVENCFLWGVSIGTLRSDLAVDGGVHFKGIRAHLLGGEATGTTEVRFTKDGFEATTDLRLDGVDAAQVLEHAGWTGPPLTGTIHYSGTHRIDSTGLKSLRGTGVVDAVGHYRSTRGEDLPLEVTVEVSAEGETVHLLNGALRAGSTRASFSGRAGPGEGITLKMSGGTGNLSEILPLFAPPAKKAPRPSPEPASGPTRSPPSRAGPTPAPSPGPPHRSRPAARRQSKARPAILFASWPPRRWGGAVDGAGAPSVAGRSAAGPPAIAPAAGPESPLERIVHSLGGRWEWDGDLSYARTGLNFSGTLKGSDLTYRGTPVGSLSARVVYRDDALLIEEAAVEAGKDAAARWSGRVDFRGEGSVRIEGTATHFPLAPVLAVAGLKAPLTGWVSGSIDLAGRPDALTGHARVEIAPGTVAGLEFDALRGDLIFTPDLVEMKPLTIVQGSGTMTFEGRIPYHGADWVPQEGAGLPRVDVRGSGIDLSLLSRMAAGLPLEGTASIEGMVEGTLFEPHGTITLGATSLKVRGFPLGDVTARVDLSGDAADIVLKAPGQGAALTGRIGLQDGAPADLRVVLEDTRLRGGTFLNGSSEDVQVTVGGDVRIHGRLADPTTVEAKATLQRFEASVAGLQVRPEAPIELSLESGRMRLAPVVLSGPGTRIEARGELDPGAAGTIDLSASGRFDLKLVRLFLKTLQATGEGTVVLHVGGPLASPAFEGRLVVEAGAIRHPGLPFPIDDLLGKAQFEGMRLKIESLEFLAGGGPVIGTGEIRFGDLQRSESPFLVNTAEVHVLGTSVKGEFPEGFRSVSDMDLTVRCEHGQTSLTGTVDLVRGVYVRDFRLDSSIGRPRSSETFRVPSGGGFAGIDLDLVIRATQDVWLRNDFGKLEGQGDLQVRGTTDHPSIAGRITAVEGGTIRFRNVEYRVLGGTMDFADPEAINPSFDMQAETRVSAYQVTLHFEGTLDDFHYDLTSTPPLPEQDIVALLLTGRTLGSLTPESGGLAEETATSYLSGLTGELTGKVAGKAGFDVLSIDPLQVNAQGDPTTRITVGKQVTPDLFVAYSNDVGSTQGSIYQLDYALERDFHFTSLRDRDGSIGGDFNYILRGRPPVLPGAGDIVFVAPIVGSLKIEGDLRLKEKAVRRRLRVKEGRPRNRAAVNDGIDRVLKFYHDRGYLMADVDSRETRAPGGKVDLVFRVRAGPRVRIEIDGTRGQAALRQEVRPFWEKGLFLEDIVDQARERIETIYKDRGYLQVEVHPEVLHDDPGQFRVRFTVRRGPRARAGEVRLDGVHHLPEREVRKVLRTSPDGVFTRGLVRQATLQEDAAALRALYLSRGFPGVTVEEPEVTLDSSGRRAVVKFVVREGPLVKFGSPRFEGNRAFTSAALAKTARIREGEPYTAAAVDAALVTLRRRYDDAGYPDVRVTCRPLEPGPDAEARVENPSFTIDEGQPQRVRDIHVTGHVLTHEDVIRKALTIEPGSALSRSDLLASQTRLYGRGIFSSVSIEAEPPAADGAASGPGPASPGVVVEHDVRVSVREMAPITQVFGVGYSSDEKLRGQYEISNRNIFGSGRYVGLQTRASNLMQRGTLSYREKGLFGGSYDLLASAFGENEVHPGFDVRTIGSSIQLSRRFTRATRTLYRYSLKDVNLSDTTATFEGSTLRLSSFAASAIHDTRDAPFDPSRGHYLGGEVQYFDSAIGSEADFVKMFAQIYRFRQVFPRTVWAQALRAGAAVPFGVSKTGPPLTCVEGTFTDSGVPPSERFFAGGDTTVRGFARDRLGAECNGDPLGGEGLFILNEELRFPIVHSLGGVLFYDAGNVYRTLGDYDLGHLRQVAGAGLRFATPIGPFRLEYGALLDRKEGEPRGALFFSIGQAF; translated from the coding sequence GTGACGCGTGGTCGTTTCGCAACGCTCTCCCTGACGGTCGTCGCGGTCGCGGCGGCGGCCGTGTTCGGCCTGCCGCGCGCCCGGCGCTGGGGCGAGGAGAGGCTGCGCCGCTCGATCGAGACGCGGGCCACGGCCCTGTTCGGCGGACCGGTGCGCATCGAGCGGCTGCGCACCGAGTTCGTGCCGCCGGGCGTCCATCTCGAGTCGGTGCAGGCGGAGCGCGAGGGAAACCGCGGGTCGCAGGCGCGTGTCTCGGCGGACGAGGTCTCCGTGCGGGCCTCTCTGCTCACGTTCCTGCGGGCGCGGAGCGGCCCCTTCGCCGTCAGGATGAAGCGGCCGCGGATCGCGCTGCGCCTCGCCGAAGGACGTCCCCTGTCCGCCGGCACCGGCCCGTCGGACCCGGCGACGGCACCCCTCGCGGCCGTCCCGGCCGGATCGAAGTTCGAGATCCAGGACGGCAAGGTCGAGATCGATCTCGCCGGCGGTCCGGCCGTCAGGCTGGACGGAGTGCAGATCGAGGCGAGCCCGCAGCCGGGCGGGGGTGTGAGCGGCGACGGCCAGTTCGCCTCCGGCTCCTACGAGGGGCCCGGAGGAGAGTGGCAGGGACTGTCGGGCGACGCGACGTTCGTCGCCGGGGACACGGGCGTGCGACTCGATCCCGTGGCGATCCGCGGAGAAGGGCTGAGTCTCTCCGGGCACGTCACGGCGCGCGACGGCGACGCGCTCGTGCTCGAAGGGGCGCTCGACGTCGGCCTGGACGTGGGGAAGCTCGCGCGGTTCTTCCCGGAGGGGGCGGCGCCGCAGGGCCAGCTCAAGTCCTCGCTCACAGGGAGCGTGCGCGACGGCACACCCGCGGCGACCGGGAGTCTCGAGGTCGAGAACTGCTTCCTGTGGGGCGTGTCGATCGGCACGCTGCGCAGCGACCTGGCGGTGGACGGCGGCGTCCACTTCAAGGGGATTCGCGCGCACCTCCTGGGCGGCGAGGCGACCGGCACGACGGAGGTCCGTTTCACCAAGGACGGCTTCGAGGCGACGACCGATCTGCGGCTCGACGGTGTCGACGCGGCGCAGGTGCTCGAGCACGCCGGCTGGACCGGCCCGCCGCTCACAGGGACCATCCACTACAGCGGCACCCACCGGATCGACAGCACGGGACTGAAGAGCCTGCGCGGCACGGGGGTGGTCGACGCTGTCGGGCACTATCGTTCGACCCGGGGCGAGGACCTTCCCCTCGAGGTCACGGTCGAAGTCTCGGCGGAAGGGGAGACGGTCCATCTCCTGAACGGTGCCCTGCGCGCCGGATCGACACGCGCCAGCTTCTCCGGCCGTGCGGGTCCCGGCGAGGGGATCACTCTGAAGATGAGCGGGGGCACCGGAAACCTGTCGGAGATCCTGCCGCTGTTCGCGCCCCCCGCGAAGAAGGCACCGCGCCCGTCTCCGGAACCGGCTTCCGGTCCCACGCGGAGTCCTCCGTCCCGGGCAGGTCCCACGCCCGCCCCTTCACCCGGTCCGCCGCACCGCTCCCGACCCGCCGCCCGGCGACAGTCGAAAGCCCGTCCAGCGATTCTCTTCGCTTCCTGGCCGCCGCGGCGGTGGGGAGGGGCCGTGGACGGGGCGGGGGCGCCGTCCGTTGCCGGCCGCTCCGCCGCCGGCCCGCCCGCGATCGCGCCGGCCGCGGGCCCGGAGAGTCCCCTGGAGAGGATCGTGCATTCCCTCGGGGGGCGCTGGGAGTGGGACGGTGATCTGTCCTACGCCAGGACCGGTCTCAATTTCTCCGGGACTCTGAAAGGGAGCGACCTGACCTACCGGGGCACCCCGGTCGGCTCGCTGAGTGCCCGGGTCGTCTACCGTGACGACGCGCTTCTCATCGAAGAGGCCGCCGTCGAGGCCGGGAAGGACGCCGCGGCGCGGTGGAGCGGCCGCGTCGATTTCCGCGGCGAGGGATCGGTTCGCATCGAGGGAACCGCGACGCACTTTCCTCTCGCGCCGGTCCTCGCGGTGGCCGGCCTGAAGGCGCCGCTCACGGGCTGGGTGAGCGGCAGCATCGACCTGGCCGGCCGGCCGGATGCACTCACCGGGCACGCGCGCGTCGAGATCGCCCCGGGCACGGTCGCGGGGCTGGAGTTCGATGCTCTACGGGGCGACCTGATCTTCACCCCCGATCTGGTGGAGATGAAGCCGCTGACGATCGTGCAGGGCTCCGGAACGATGACCTTCGAGGGGAGGATCCCGTACCACGGCGCCGACTGGGTGCCGCAGGAAGGGGCCGGTCTGCCGCGCGTCGACGTTCGGGGCTCCGGAATCGACCTGTCGCTTCTGTCCAGGATGGCGGCCGGTCTCCCGCTGGAAGGCACGGCGTCGATCGAGGGCATGGTCGAAGGAACGCTCTTCGAGCCGCACGGGACGATCACGCTGGGCGCGACGTCCCTGAAGGTGCGCGGCTTTCCCCTGGGGGACGTGACCGCGCGCGTCGACCTGTCGGGGGACGCTGCCGACATCGTCCTGAAGGCGCCCGGCCAGGGAGCCGCGCTGACCGGGCGGATCGGATTGCAGGACGGCGCTCCCGCGGACCTGCGCGTCGTCCTCGAGGACACCCGGCTGCGGGGCGGGACGTTCCTCAACGGATCGTCCGAGGACGTGCAGGTGACGGTGGGAGGGGACGTGCGGATCCATGGGCGTCTGGCCGATCCCACGACTGTGGAGGCGAAGGCGACGCTGCAGCGCTTCGAGGCGTCCGTGGCGGGGTTGCAGGTGAGACCCGAGGCCCCGATCGAGCTGAGCCTCGAGTCGGGGAGAATGCGTCTTGCGCCGGTCGTCCTGTCGGGGCCCGGCACGCGCATCGAGGCGCGCGGCGAGCTCGATCCGGGGGCCGCCGGAACGATCGACCTCTCCGCCAGCGGACGGTTCGATCTGAAACTGGTGCGTCTGTTCCTGAAGACCCTGCAGGCGACGGGCGAGGGGACGGTGGTCCTGCACGTCGGCGGTCCGCTGGCGAGCCCCGCCTTCGAGGGACGGCTGGTCGTCGAGGCGGGGGCGATTCGCCATCCCGGCCTGCCGTTCCCGATCGATGACCTGCTCGGCAAGGCCCAGTTCGAAGGGATGCGCCTCAAGATCGAGAGTCTCGAGTTCCTGGCGGGCGGTGGCCCGGTGATCGGGACCGGCGAGATCCGGTTCGGCGATCTGCAGCGTTCGGAATCGCCGTTCCTCGTGAACACCGCCGAGGTCCATGTCCTCGGCACCAGCGTCAAGGGGGAGTTCCCGGAGGGGTTCCGATCGGTGTCGGACATGGACCTGACCGTGCGCTGCGAGCACGGACAGACCTCGCTCACAGGAACGGTCGACCTGGTGCGCGGCGTGTACGTTCGGGACTTCAGGCTGGATTCGTCGATCGGAAGGCCGCGGTCGAGCGAGACGTTCCGCGTCCCGTCCGGCGGCGGCTTCGCGGGGATCGACCTCGACCTGGTCATCCGCGCCACGCAGGACGTCTGGCTGCGCAACGACTTCGGGAAGCTCGAAGGGCAGGGCGACCTGCAGGTGCGCGGCACGACCGACCACCCGTCGATCGCCGGGAGAATCACCGCCGTCGAGGGGGGGACGATCCGCTTCCGCAACGTCGAGTACCGCGTGCTCGGTGGAACGATGGACTTCGCCGACCCGGAGGCGATCAATCCGAGCTTCGACATGCAGGCCGAGACGCGCGTCTCGGCGTACCAGGTGACGCTGCACTTCGAGGGGACGCTGGACGATTTCCACTACGACCTGACCAGCACGCCGCCCCTGCCCGAGCAGGACATCGTGGCGCTCCTGCTCACCGGTCGCACGCTCGGGTCGCTGACGCCCGAGTCGGGCGGCCTGGCGGAGGAGACGGCCACGTCCTACCTGTCCGGCCTGACCGGGGAGCTGACCGGGAAGGTCGCGGGGAAGGCCGGGTTCGACGTGCTCAGCATAGATCCCCTTCAAGTGAACGCGCAGGGGGACCCGACGACCCGCATCACCGTCGGCAAGCAGGTCACCCCGGATCTCTTCGTCGCCTATTCCAACGACGTGGGTTCGACGCAGGGCTCGATCTACCAGCTCGACTACGCCCTCGAGCGCGACTTCCACTTCACGAGCCTGCGCGACCGGGACGGCTCGATCGGCGGCGACTTCAATTACATCCTGCGCGGCAGGCCTCCCGTCCTGCCGGGAGCGGGAGATATCGTCTTCGTCGCCCCGATCGTGGGCAGCCTCAAGATCGAAGGGGACCTGCGCCTCAAGGAGAAGGCGGTGCGCCGCCGTCTGCGGGTCAAGGAGGGCAGGCCGCGCAACCGCGCCGCGGTGAACGACGGCATCGACCGGGTCCTCAAGTTCTACCACGACCGCGGCTACCTCATGGCCGACGTGGACTCCCGCGAGACGCGCGCACCCGGAGGAAAGGTGGATCTGGTGTTCCGCGTCCGCGCCGGGCCGCGCGTGCGGATCGAAATCGACGGGACCCGCGGCCAGGCCGCCCTGCGCCAGGAGGTCAGGCCGTTCTGGGAGAAGGGGCTGTTCCTCGAGGATATCGTCGACCAGGCGCGCGAGCGCATCGAGACGATCTACAAGGACCGCGGCTATCTTCAAGTGGAGGTCCACCCCGAGGTGCTGCACGACGATCCCGGGCAGTTCCGGGTGCGCTTCACGGTCCGGCGCGGCCCGCGGGCCCGGGCCGGCGAGGTGCGTCTGGACGGGGTCCATCACCTTCCCGAAAGGGAGGTCCGGAAGGTCCTGCGCACGTCCCCGGACGGGGTGTTCACGCGCGGCCTGGTCCGGCAGGCGACTCTTCAGGAGGACGCGGCGGCCCTCCGGGCCCTGTACCTGTCACGCGGCTTTCCGGGTGTTACGGTCGAGGAGCCGGAGGTCACGCTCGACTCCAGCGGCCGGCGGGCGGTCGTCAAGTTCGTGGTGCGGGAGGGGCCGCTCGTGAAGTTCGGATCGCCGCGCTTCGAGGGGAATCGTGCCTTCACTTCGGCCGCTCTTGCCAAGACGGCCCGGATCCGTGAAGGCGAGCCTTACACCGCCGCCGCGGTCGACGCCGCCCTGGTCACCCTGCGCCGCCGCTACGACGATGCGGGGTACCCGGACGTGCGGGTCACCTGCCGGCCGCTCGAACCCGGGCCCGATGCCGAGGCGCGGGTCGAGAACCCGTCGTTCACCATCGACGAAGGACAGCCGCAGAGAGTGCGGGACATCCACGTCACCGGCCACGTCCTGACTCACGAGGACGTGATCCGCAAGGCGCTGACCATCGAGCCCGGAAGCGCCTTGAGCCGCAGCGATCTGCTGGCAAGCCAGACCCGCCTCTACGGGCGCGGGATCTTCAGCTCGGTGTCGATCGAGGCGGAGCCACCGGCGGCCGACGGCGCCGCGTCCGGGCCGGGCCCCGCGAGCCCCGGTGTCGTCGTCGAGCACGACGTCCGCGTGTCGGTGCGCGAGATGGCTCCGATCACGCAGGTCTTCGGCGTCGGGTATTCCAGCGACGAGAAGCTGCGCGGACAGTACGAGATCTCCAATCGAAACATCTTCGGCAGCGGGCGCTACGTGGGCCTGCAGACGCGCGCCAGCAACCTGATGCAGCGCGGCACGCTGTCGTACCGGGAGAAGGGCCTGTTCGGAGGAAGCTACGACCTCCTGGCGTCGGCCTTCGGAGAGAACGAGGTGCATCCGGGGTTCGACGTGCGGACCATCGGCTCCTCGATCCAGCTCAGCCGCCGGTTCACGCGCGCCACCCGCACCCTCTACCGCTACTCGCTCAAGGACGTGAACCTCTCCGACACCACGGCGACATTCGAAGGATCGACGCTCAGACTCTCGAGCTTCGCCGCCTCCGCCATCCACGACACGCGCGACGCGCCGTTCGATCCGAGCCGCGGCCACTACCTCGGCGGCGAGGTGCAGTACTTCGACAGCGCCATCGGGTCGGAGGCGGACTTCGTGAAGATGTTCGCCCAGATCTACCGCTTCAGGCAGGTCTTCCCGCGAACCGTCTGGGCCCAGGCCCTGCGAGCGGGCGCCGCCGTTCCGTTCGGCGTGTCGAAGACGGGCCCCCCCCTGACGTGCGTCGAGGGGACGTTCACGGATTCCGGCGTGCCCCCCTCCGAGCGTTTCTTCGCCGGCGGGGACACGACGGTGCGCGGCTTCGCGCGCGACCGCCTGGGCGCCGAGTGCAACGGCGATCCGCTGGGCGGCGAGGGATTGTTCATCCTGAACGAGGAGCTGCGCTTCCCGATCGTCCACTCCCTGGGAGGCGTGCTCTTCTACGACGCCGGCAACGTCTATCGCACGCTAGGCGACTACGACCTCGGCCATCTGCGCCAGGTCGCCGGCGCCGGCCTGCGTTTCGCCACCCCGATCGGTCCCTTCCGGCTGGAGTACGGCGCCCTCCTCGATCGCAAGGAAGGGGAGCCGCGCGGCGCGCTGTTCTTCTCGATCGGCCAGGCGTTCTGA
- a CDS encoding FAD-dependent oxidoreductase, whose translation MNNTAVARGATSEYSKYSYWLETCGDELAPRTGVDGSIDVDIAILGAGYTGLWTAYYLLKREPSLRVAILERRIAGFGASGRNGGWVSSKLNIGLDAVARMYGRDKAQALQRALYDTVDEIARVCAAERIDAGFEKVGALFVARHPYQEPMMREYASMFERFGFGDQQSLLTAAETDRRVRVRGTRGAWFCPQYGRVHPARLARGLARVVERLGGRIYEETEVADVVAGKAPVLRTARGDVRARVVVLAGEAYLARLKKTRRSLLPVYSLIVLTEPLGEEVWKEIGWRGGECLASFRLSIDYLSRTQDGRILFGGRGAPYRFGSAIADAYDRDEPTHDMLRRMTRDWFPALQNARFTHAWGGPLGMPRDWMPSVDHDRAAGIAWARGYTGHGVGASNLAGRILADLVTGRTTGLTALPLVGHRSPLWEPEPLRFLGVRYVQRAFSRMDDTGERTGRAPGGRTLAERLSRH comes from the coding sequence ATGAACAACACTGCTGTTGCGCGGGGTGCGACGTCCGAATATTCAAAGTACTCCTACTGGCTGGAGACTTGCGGGGATGAACTGGCGCCGCGGACGGGGGTGGATGGATCGATTGATGTCGACATCGCGATCCTGGGTGCCGGGTACACGGGGCTCTGGACCGCCTACTACCTCCTGAAGCGTGAGCCCTCGCTGCGCGTCGCGATTCTCGAGCGGAGGATCGCCGGGTTCGGCGCGTCGGGCCGGAACGGCGGATGGGTCTCGAGCAAGCTGAACATCGGCCTGGACGCCGTCGCCCGCATGTACGGCCGTGACAAGGCGCAGGCGCTGCAGCGGGCGCTATACGACACCGTGGACGAGATCGCGCGGGTCTGCGCCGCGGAACGCATCGACGCCGGGTTCGAGAAGGTCGGCGCCCTGTTCGTGGCGCGTCATCCCTACCAGGAGCCGATGATGCGCGAGTACGCCTCGATGTTCGAGCGCTTCGGCTTCGGCGACCAGCAGTCGCTGCTGACGGCCGCGGAGACGGATCGGAGAGTCAGGGTCCGTGGAACGCGGGGCGCCTGGTTCTGCCCGCAGTACGGCCGCGTCCACCCGGCCCGGCTGGCGCGCGGGCTCGCCCGGGTCGTCGAGCGGCTGGGCGGGAGGATCTACGAGGAGACCGAGGTCGCCGATGTCGTGGCGGGAAAGGCGCCGGTGCTGCGCACGGCGCGCGGCGACGTCCGGGCGAGGGTCGTCGTCCTGGCGGGCGAGGCGTACCTGGCCCGCCTCAAGAAGACGCGCCGCAGCCTCCTGCCGGTCTACTCCCTGATCGTCCTGACCGAGCCGCTCGGCGAGGAGGTCTGGAAGGAGATCGGCTGGCGTGGCGGGGAGTGCCTGGCCTCGTTCCGCCTCTCGATCGACTATCTCTCACGCACGCAGGATGGCCGTATCCTGTTCGGCGGCCGGGGCGCGCCGTACCGCTTCGGCTCGGCCATCGCCGACGCCTACGATCGCGACGAGCCGACGCACGACATGCTGCGGCGCATGACGCGCGACTGGTTCCCCGCCCTGCAGAACGCGCGCTTCACTCACGCCTGGGGTGGACCGCTCGGGATGCCGCGCGACTGGATGCCCAGCGTCGACCACGACCGGGCCGCGGGCATAGCCTGGGCGCGCGGCTACACCGGGCACGGCGTCGGCGCTTCGAACCTGGCCGGACGCATTCTCGCGGATCTGGTCACCGGTCGGACGACCGGGCTGACCGCCCTGCCGCTCGTCGGGCACCGCTCGCCCCTCTGGGAGCCGGAGCCCTTGCGCTTCCTCGGAGTGCGCTACGTGCAGCGTGCCTTCAGCCGGATGGACGACACCGGCGAGCGCACCGGCCGCGCCCCGGGCGGCCGCACGCTCGCGGAGCGTCTCAGCCGGCACTGA
- a CDS encoding PP2C family protein-serine/threonine phosphatase produces MEAIKPETGAEARPERPAVAERSAVYRSFWRKLDQALNSVEEEQALTSSLDEMLRILLKEFGQELGFVAGRLYEKAGDRYVLRRWYGDNPPDKLGYTVPITYAAVQQLIERGLIIMRESDPGFDHTIEDPLGVTVFAAMTIGQGNEYLLSFSIEGEFDREKTLYLLSAIQHVIGQKIRQQRFHNIMEEARQIQMSILPKASPTFQGFDVHGRAVAAEALGGDLYDFIPISDRVLGIAVADSSGHGLPAALQVRDAITGLRMGMAEHLKIVSTIERLNKVINRSTLSTRFVSLFYGELERNGNFIYCNAGHPPALLYQDGRFQELDHGGLVLGPDPDARYERGYVLLRPSDVVVIYSDGITEATNPDDEDFGVARLQRIVAENQSLPARGLVDLIFQRVEAFSRRLRPHDDQTVVVVRKPSS; encoded by the coding sequence ATGGAAGCGATCAAGCCGGAAACCGGCGCTGAGGCCCGCCCGGAGAGGCCCGCGGTCGCCGAGCGCTCCGCCGTCTACCGCTCTTTCTGGCGCAAGCTCGACCAGGCGTTGAACTCCGTCGAGGAGGAGCAGGCGCTGACCTCCTCGCTCGACGAGATGCTGCGTATCTTGTTAAAGGAGTTCGGCCAGGAGCTCGGCTTCGTGGCGGGCCGCCTGTACGAGAAGGCGGGCGATCGCTACGTCCTGCGCCGCTGGTACGGCGACAACCCTCCCGACAAGCTGGGCTACACCGTGCCGATCACCTACGCCGCGGTGCAGCAGCTCATCGAGCGCGGCCTCATCATCATGAGAGAGAGCGACCCTGGCTTCGATCACACCATCGAGGACCCCCTCGGCGTTACCGTGTTCGCCGCGATGACCATCGGTCAGGGGAACGAGTACCTCCTGTCGTTCAGCATCGAGGGGGAATTCGACCGCGAGAAGACGCTTTATCTGTTATCGGCCATCCAGCATGTCATCGGCCAGAAGATCCGCCAGCAGCGCTTCCACAACATCATGGAGGAGGCGCGTCAGATCCAGATGTCGATCCTGCCGAAGGCCTCGCCGACCTTCCAGGGTTTCGACGTCCACGGGCGCGCCGTGGCGGCCGAGGCGCTCGGCGGCGATCTGTACGATTTCATCCCGATTTCCGATCGTGTCCTGGGAATCGCGGTCGCCGACTCCTCGGGTCACGGGCTGCCGGCCGCGCTCCAGGTGCGCGACGCGATCACCGGTCTGCGCATGGGGATGGCCGAGCACCTCAAGATTGTCAGCACGATCGAGCGGCTCAACAAGGTGATCAACCGCTCGACGCTCAGCACCCGCTTCGTCTCGCTGTTCTACGGCGAGCTCGAGAGGAACGGCAACTTCATCTACTGCAACGCCGGCCACCCGCCCGCGCTCCTCTACCAGGACGGGCGCTTCCAGGAGCTCGACCACGGCGGTCTGGTCCTAGGCCCGGATCCTGATGCGCGCTACGAACGAGGCTATGTGCTACTGCGGCCGTCGGACGTCGTCGTCATCTACAGCGACGGCATCACCGAGGCCACCAATCCGGACGACGAGGACTTCGGTGTGGCGCGGCTGCAGCGCATCGTCGCGGAGAACCAGTCGCTTCCCGCCAGGGGGCTGGTCGATCTCATCTTTCAGAGGGTCGAGGCGTTCTCGCGCCGCTTGCGGCCGCATGATGACCAGACCGTGGTCGTCGTTCGGAAGCCCTCCTCCTAG